A genomic window from Chaetodon auriga isolate fChaAug3 chromosome 13, fChaAug3.hap1, whole genome shotgun sequence includes:
- the klhdc3l gene encoding kelch domain-containing protein 1: MTPAMSQSSPCLWTRLPQSSRSPRDRYKHACCSYDGSVYVLGGRHSSCLRDFWRYSVVCNEWTELNCSGEAAPEELEEHSVVAHEGFLYVFGGMLDSAYTKWRCPLWVFDIEKQKWVHWQGKTGSPQTQTPTNRKGHSAVVLGSAMLLYGGFVDMKGSSQEFWSLDFDTMAWSLLTGSQQGSLGPGPRHSHSATTYQSCMYLFGGLKGLREQRDFWRWNSSSHTWTSLRNKSGPSRLMGHSTVAYKDSMLLFGGGESQNSPKNCLWRYSFTTQTWSQAATLPGSNAPNKIHHCCAGLGPSYKSSTSSPCSSPGLQPSLLDGRLRPFKNKCFPAPLTFLGSEGAIELETFSPDRRYGSQKTHSQSEREGLIGKDTQRIGNCLTFENKAFRTQCTDEDLLNGEDDDVALHLPDLLLVLGGRPCSRHSPISIWQMTLTDS; this comes from the exons ATGACACCAGCTATGAGTCAGAGTAGCCCCTGCCTGTGGACTCGGCTACCCCAGAGCAGCCGGTCCCCACGTGACCGCTACAAGCACGCCTGCTGCAGCTATGATGGAAGTGTCTACGTCCTGGGAggaagacacagcagctgtctgagggACTTCTGGAGGTACAGCGTGG tgtgtaacgAGTGGACAGAGCTGAACTGCAGCGGTGAAGCTGCTCCTGAAGAACTGGAGGAGCACTCTGTGGTGGCTCACGAG GGCTTCCTGTATGTGTTTGGAGGCATGCTGGATTCTGCGTACACCAAGTGGAGGTGTCCCCTCTGGGTGTTTGACATTG agAAGCAGAAGTGGGTGCACTGGCAGGGGAAGACGGGCTCCCCCCAG ACCCAGACGCCCACCAACAGGAAAGGTCACAGCGCCGTGGTGCTGGGCTCGGCCATGCTGCTGTACGGAGGGTTTGTGGACATGAAGGGATCCTCGCAGGAGTTCTGGAGTTTGGAttttg ACACGATGGCCTGGTCCCTGCTGACCGGATCTCAGCAGGGCTCTTTGGGCCCGGGCCCCCGACACAGTCACTCAGCCACGACCTACCAGAGCTGCATGTACCTGTTTGGGGGCTTGAAAGGTTTGCGGGAGCAGAGAGACTTCTGGAGGTGGAACTCCAGCAGCCACACGTGGACCTCCCTCAGAAACAA GTCCGGACCCTCCAGACTGATGGGCCACTCCACTGTGGCCTACAAGGACAGCATGCTTCTTTTTGGGGGAGGCGAGAGCCAGAACTCTCCAAAGAACTGCCTGTGGAGGTACAGCTTCACCACTCAGACCTGGAGCCAGGCTGCCACGCTCCCAGGCTCCAACGCCCCAAACAAGATCCACCACTGCTGCGCTGGGCTCGGGCCCAGCTACAAGTCCAGCACCAGCAGCCCCTGCTCCAGCCCAGGACTCCAGCCCAGTCTGCTGGACGGGAGGCTGAGGCCCTTCAAGAACAAGTGCTTCCCTGCCCCACTCACTTTTCTGGGGTCAGAGGGAGCCATAGAGCTGGAGACGTTCAGCCCGGACAGACGCTACGGAAGCCaaaagacacactcacagtcagaGCGGGAGGGCTTGATAGGCAAAGACACGCAGCGCATCGGAAACTGCTTGACCTTTGAGAACAAGGCGTTCAGGACACAGTGCACCGACGAGGACCTGCTCAACGGGGAGGATGACGACGTGGCCCTTCATCTGCctgatctgctgctggtgctggggGGGCGGCCGTGCAGCAGACACAGCCCCATCTCCATTTGGCAAATGACTCTGACCGACTCATAA
- the slc10a2 gene encoding ileal sodium/bile acid cotransporter, with amino-acid sequence MATTAVPIGCEAHATVCSGANCLVPPSNFNEILSLVLSTVLTVMLALVMFAMGCTVEIRKLWGHIKRPWGIFIGFLCQFGIMPFTAFALALAFNVLPVQAIVIVIMGCCPGGTGSNIICYWLDGDMDLSISMTACSSIMALGMMPLCLLIYTTTWTSSGSIQIPFDSIGITLAALLIPIAFGIYVKHKWPRAARMILKVGSIAGFALILIIAVVGGVLYQSSWTIAPSLWIIGTIYPFIGFSLGFVLARIAGQPWYRCRTIALETGFQNSQLCSTIVQLSFSPAELEIMFAFPLIYSIFQLVVAVVSVGGFQAYKRFRRRHSGDEDGEAIEDGDDEITKDKDYAMENSAYEFNENGNSDEKEKSSYKNTQL; translated from the exons ATGGCGACAACTGCGGTACCTATTGGCTGCGAAGCTCATGCCACGGTCTGCTCAGGCGCTAACTGCCTCGTTCCTCCAAGCAACTTCAATGAAATACTGAGCCTGGTGCTGAGCACGGTGCTCACCGTGATGCTTGCTTTGGTCATGTTCGCCATGGGTTGCACCGTGGAGATCAGAAAGCTGTGGGGCCACATCAAGAGGCCCTGGGGCATCTTCATCGGCTTCCTCTGCCAGTTCGGCATCATGCCTTTCACAGCCTTTGCCTTGGCGCTGGCCTTCAATGTGCTGCCTGTGCAGgctattgtcattgtcattatGGGCTGCTGTCCCGGAGGCACCGGCTCGAACATTATCTGCTACTGGCTGGATGGAGACATGGATCTAAG CATCAGTATGACAGCCTGTTCCTCCATCATGGCCTTGGGGATgatgcctctctgtctgctcattTACACCACCACCTGGACTTCCAGCGGCTCCATCCAGATCCCATTTGACAGCATCG GTATCACTCTCGCAGCCCTTCTTATTCCAATTGCTTTTGGAATTTATGTGAAACACAAATGGCCCCGTGCGGCAAGAATGATCCTCAAG GTTGGGTCCATTGCAGGCTTTGCCCTCATTCTCATCATAGCTGTGGTTGGAGGAGTTCTCTACCAGTCCTCCTGGACCATTGCTCCCTCCCTTTGGATTATTGGAACTATCTACCCCTTTATTGGTTTCAGCTTGGGGTTCGTCCTGGCCCGCATTGCAGGTCAACCCTGGTACAG ATGCCGAACCATTGCACTGGAGACTGGTTTCCAGAACTCCCAGCTGTGCAGCACCATTGTCCAGCTGTCCTTCAGCCCCGCTGAGTTGGAGATCATGTTTGCATTCCCCCTCATCTACAGCATCTTCCAGCTGGTGGTGGCAGTCGTAAGTGTGGGAG GCTTCCAGGCATACAAAAGGTTCCGCCGCCGTCATTCAGGTGATGAAGACGGTGAGGCTATCGAAGACGGAGATGATGAAATAACAAAAGATAAGGACTATGCTATGGAAAATAGCGCTTATGAGTTCAACGAGAATGGGAACAGCGACGAGAAGGAAAAGAGCTCTTACAAGAACACCCAGCTGTGA